CTTGTTCAGATAAAGACATCTCCATGAAACCAGAGTAGGGTCCAGCATTTGCAGGGGTGTGATGTCCTCTgaacagaattacagaatcattaaagtggaaaagacctctaagatcatcttgtgCAACCACCAACCtgtccccaccatgcccactgaccacgtctcTCAGttccacatctccacatttcttgaacacctctagggacggtaactccaccacctccctgggcagcctgtgccagtgcctcaccactctttctgagaagaaatgtttcctaatatccagcctgaatagaatcatagaatcgttaaggttggaaatgaacactaagattatctagtccaactctgtGACGTCCTTCTGGGATTATGGCATCCCAGGTACTGCAGTGCAGGGAGAAAAGGACAGGGCCAGGACTACTTAATAGAGGTTTCTTTGCCACACCACGGGGTTATTTTCTCCGTTGGTTTGGGGCTCTTCCATCACGGGAGGTCTTTCAAAGTGCCCCAGATGTGCTCCCACTGCTTCTCAGCTGAACACTGGAGGAGCGTTTTGTGGAAGCGGTGGGACAGGGCAGAAGCTGGGAGTTACCAGCGGGACATTCACCCTATGATTGCTCATTCGCTTCCCCGCTCGGAGCCGTTCGGAGGCCGCGGGCTCCCTCTCCCGTCCCCGCCGGGTTACGGCCGCCGGGGGGCGGATCGCGGTCACACAGCGCTGGCTCTATCTTGCAGTACTGCGGCTCCTGGCTGTTCCGCAGACAAAACAGGCTGGATTTCTGGGGCCAGAAGCctatgctgcagcagcagttgaTGAGGTGtaccagagctgtgctgtgcctcaGCTCTGCTTAACGTGAGCAGGAGGGAGCTGGAGTTGCCTTCAGGCACACAATGCTTCATGTGAATAAATGCAGAGGAATGTAACCCAAAGGAACGTTCAGTATTCGTTTGCAGTAATTGATGGGCTCTGTGAGTGGGGATGGCCAGTAATTTTCCATCTGTGCCAAGAGGGAGTTGAGATGCACGCTTGCTCTAGTTAGGCCATATCTCCTACACGTCACTTCTGCTTAAAAAAGCTGACGGTAGAAGTGATATGGAGGAGTGTTGTTCTTTAAGTGCCTGGTCTCACTGCCCCAGCTGCCACGCACACAGGTATGCTGAGGAAGGCACCCAGATCAGCGCTGCTCTTGTGAACTGTTTTGATGATGAGTGGGGCTGACTGGAATTGGAGGCATTACCACCAGGTAGCTCCTGCCTGGCGACCAGGCTGGTAAGGACAGATTGATGGACCATGGTGACAAATGCCACGTTCAGCCTGGGACAGCCTGGCCATACAGTCGGTCTGGGCTGCTGCCTTGGGGCTGCTGGGCAAATGCGTGAagtgttctgtatttttttaccctcagtaagtctgcagatgacaccaaggtGGGAGGAAACgtcgatctgcctggggatAGGAAGGGCCTAtggagggatctggacaggctggatagccGGGCTGAGGCCAGCGGGATGAAGTTCAATAAGACCAGGTGCCGGGTCCTGCGCTTGGGCCACGACAAGCCCAGGTAGCgctgcaggcttggggcagagcgGCTGGAAAGCAGCATTGAGAAAAAGGATtcccctccccacagccctggACGGGGCAAACGCCGCAGTTCCGGCCATGGCCGGCCGTGGGGGCGGGGCGCGGGGCAGACCTAGGGGCGGGGCCTCCTCAGTTTCCCGCGTTTTTGCTCCCCAAGATGGCCCAAGTGCCGGGTGGCTCCTTCCTCCCGCCTTCGCCGCTACAATGGGAGGCGGGGTCCCCGCCGGCATTCCAGCCAATAGGCGTCGGGGGGCGGGCGGCCGCGCGCTCAGCGTGCGTTGTGATTGGCAGCCGAGTGTTCTGGCGCCAAGTTCGAAGGGGATATAAAGAAGCGCGCGGCCGACCCGCGCCTACTCTTTTCCCGCGCCGCCGCCATGCTGTCTACTCGCGTCCCGCTCGCCGCCCGCCAGGAGCAGCCCCGGCTGTCCCCCCTGAAGAACTTAGCGCTGAGCGATAAGGAGAACACGGTGAGCGTCCcctctttctcccttcttcccttcctcctgccGGTCGCCCGGTACGACGGAGATCTCACCGCTCCCGTGCCTCTCTCCTCCCAGCCGCCCGCGCTCAGCGGCAGCCGCGTCCTGGCCAGCAAGACAGCGCGCAAGATCTTCCAGGAGAGCGAAGGGAAGGCGGTGAGTGCTCGCGGCCCCGCGCTCCNNNNNNNNNNNNNNNNNNNNNNNNNNNNNNNNNNNNNNNNNNNNNNNNNNNNNNNNNNNNNNNNNNNNNNNNNNNNNNNNNNNNNNNNNNNNNNNNNNNNCTCAGGTGCACAGcctgtccctgacccccagctgcccctccctgACAGCCCCACGCCACAGAGACTCGGCTGTTATTTTTGggcagggaaataaataaacaaacagatctCCTCTTTCCCCAAAAGAACATCCGGAAAACCGGAACGGTTCAGCGAGAACGGCGAGAACCNNNNNNNNNNNNNNNNNNNNNNNNNNNNNNNNNNNNNNNNNNNNNNNNNNNNNNNNNNNNNNNNNNNNNNNNNNNNNNNNNNNNNNNNNNNNNNNNNNNNCGCGCCGCCCGTCCCGGTGCCGGTGCCGGCAGGGCGCCGAGCCAGCCGCACTGCCGTGTGCTGCCGGAGCTCTGTGACGCTCGGGTTTCCTGTGCGGGAAGGCTGGGTGTTGCCTCGCGTGTGGGTGCGCACCCGTATCTGTGCCGCTCGCCTTTGAAAGCAAACCGATAGCGTTCCTGCCTATTGCCTTCGTGCTGCTCGGTGCTCTTTGGGATACCCGGCACCTGTGCAGCACCGTACATTTCTAAGCACAATTTTTCAAAGTGCTGCATACAAAGAAGCCCTGCTGTGCCTCGGAAGCTCCTTGCCTTCCCTTTTCCCCACTAGCTAAAAATACAATGGAAATGTTTTGCACAGTGTGGTACCCCCAGGCGGAGATCAGGGCTGGGAGCATCGTACTGTCAGCCTCAAGTGTGTTTTCCACATGCTCCAGCAATGAGATTAGTGCTAATGAGCAGCCATCTTCTGGGGCCAGGAGACAGCCTTGTCTAAACAAGGTTGGAAGTTCATCCCTCCTTTCTGCTTGTATACAGACAAGGAACGTGTTTATTCAGAGCAGTGCTATCCAGAAAAAGAACTCTGGAAACCTGAGCTCCACGTTAAACCTATCAATTCCTTTTCTGCAAGGGTGGCTTTTTGGTCTTgattggttttatttatttatttatttatttgtgattttttttattttcccccccttttcttttttttgtttttttttcctttagaaggGTAACAGGGTGGGGAGACAAGCTGGCAGGGGGAGGGTGAGAGAGGAGCTGATGGGTAAAAGTCTTGCTGCAGGCATGGGATCTGTTTCAGATGACCTTCATGGTGAGCAAGACAGCATGTGGGTGGTGTCAGCTTTGTATTCTGACTCGTGCTAATAGCCAGTAATCCGATTACATCCAGGTCGACATTGTGGATATCTATGAGTCCATCCGGGAGCGGCAGCGCCACGACAGCGAGCGTTCTACCTGCAGCATCTTGGAGCAGAATGACATCGAAGCCGTTGAGGCACTTGTTTGTATGAGCTCCTGGGGGCAAAGATTGCAGAAAGGTGACATATTAAAGATAAGGCCTCTCACGCCCTTCTCGGATTCTGGAGATTTCACAATGCACGCTGAGGCTACTTCTGAATTACCAAAGGATTATTTATCTACGCTGGTAAGGAAGGCGTGACTGCAAAATAAGAGTGCGTGACACCTGGCTGGTACATCTCTGCCGTGCTTTGGCTTAGCTGAGAAAGATACCTTGCTTGTGTGACCCTGCATAGAATAGTGGCAGTGTGGCTCGTGCTGTGTGTGTACATGCAAATCAGCAGCATGGGGTTTCCTGCTGTTTCTGGGATGGCGTATGTAGGAGTTTGGTCTCCTGTTAAATCTTGGTATAACAGCTCCTGCtgtcaggagcagcagcagaggaaggcTGTTTCAGTGGTTGGATGTTTGAGAGAATCACAGAGGGGCTGAGGTGGGCAGGGTGCAtcaagcacagccctgctgcagcagggacacccagagcgGGGTGCCCAGCACCGTGTCTGGGGGTCCCTGAGGAGGAGatcccacagctctgggcagcctgtgctccacctcctgcactgcacagaagtgctgcctggTTCTTGGAGCATTTGGAGTACAAAAGGCAGATTGAGCCCTCAGTGATTCAGCGCTGACTTATCTGGAAGGCCTTTAGGAGGAAGGTTCTTGACGACATTTGGCTTCACGCTGATCGCTAGTACAGCTTACCATTATGAAACAGCAAATTTAATTGGTTTTTATGCTATGTGTTTCTACACgcagtttatttttccagagCATTGGCCTTCTCTGACTGATTAATGTCAGTTgaatcacaattttttttttttgtttcaactTATGTTGCAATAgaagtagatttaaaaaaataaaaaataaaagactgcCATTTGTGTTTTAGAAGGCTAAGACCTATTTCAGCCAGCTGGCTTTTAGTATGAAGTTACGtcacaaaaagagaataggAGAGACAGAAAGGCTGGGATGATACAGCAACTGGCTGGTGGGCCTCTTCTGTTATACTCCTGCCACTCAGTTCTGGAACTCTTGAGCTGCCCAGCAGACAGGCATGGGTTGGGATTTCAGTGTTAAGGGGGGGAggagaggtggcagcaggaaggCACAGGGGTGGGTGGGCTGTGGGGAAGAGCAGTACCACTTGTGTTTATCTTGGGAATAGCCACCAGCTGCTGGAGGAATCATTATTTAAAGATCTTAAATGATTAAAGtatcatttattattaaattaaagataaaaatatcgAAGTCTTACTGGAATATTGAAGTTCACATGGTACAGTTCTGCTATCTATTGCTCGTCTGTCTCCGTGATCAGCAGAGTGCTCATAGCCTCTTACATCTGCATCCATTGCTGGGGGGAGAAATGAGGGGGTTTCTGTCGTGCACTGGGTAGACACACAGCATTTTAAGTGGGTTTACAATCTGCCCCGTCGCCTTCCTTTCATTAATTAGTGCACTTCTGAGCCTGTTCTGAATGACCATCAGATGAGGCAATGCAGGCTTTAATTGCTTTCCCAAGAAGCGGTTTCTGAGGTTCTGAGGAGCAGGTGTGATTTTACTTTTGCACTAAAGACTGTGAAGAAGTGTGTGCCGAGTAGCAGCGTTGTATAACAGTGCTTTCTTTCCGCAGTGCATGACCCCCCCGCACAGCCCCGACCTTGTGGAGATGTCTGCCGCCGTGCTGCTCCCCTCGCAGGTCACTTACTCCAAGCCCAGGACCGTCATGGCgagcacagctgcctgctcGGTCACATCCACCACCGACTCGACTCCCGCAGCCAAGCCGTCCGTCCTGAGCGTGGAGAGACAGTGTGAGCAGAGGGCGGCCCTCGCGGAAGCCTCTGCCCCTCAGCCTTGCCGGGCCATGGTGACGAGCGTCATACGGCACACGGGTGACAGCTCTGCTTACCACCAGGGTCCTGCTGTGcgagagaaagcaaaggcagctTCGGGCTGCGGCACTTCTGGGGACCGGCGTGGAGCAGAGGACCGAAGACATTCCAGCCTGCCACAGGACACGTGTGCTGCCGATGCTTTAATTAACAAAGTCTCTCCGGTACACCAGCCGTGTGCTGGTGACTGCAGTGATGTCGTGCCCAGCAAAGGACAGCTTCCAATCCGACCTGTTTCTCCACAGACCCACTTACCAAAGAGTTGCGAGGACGACTTGCAAAAAAGAGCTACCCCGGTGACACCCGTCCCCGTGTCAAGCCCCCAGGTTCTCTGTCAAATGATCCCTTTGAATGGCCAAAGCGGTGTGATTAATGCCTATGTCAAGCCTTCAGCTCCAACCGTCTCAGCTCCGATGAAACCCATCTTACCGCAGACAGCTCCactctctcagcctgtgctCATGGGATCTTCTGTGCCTCAGGGGACCGTCATGTTGGTTCTTCCACAGACTGCTGTCGCGCCGACGCCGCAGTGCCCACAGACAGTAATGACTGTTGGGAACACCAAGCTGATGCCCCTTGCTCCTGCCCCCGTGTTCATCGCTTCTGGTCAAAGCTGCACCCCCCAGATGGACTTTTCGAGACGGAGGAATTATGTTTGCACCTTCCCCGGGTGCAAGAAAACCTATTTCAAGAGCTCCCACCTCAAAGCCCACCTTCGTACCCACACTGGTGTGTAACGTGGGATGAGCTGTCACTGGGGTGCTGAAGGGTGCGTGGCAGCgggtgggaaagggaaggggcaGGTGGTCAGGGATCTTGTGCTCATCTTGGAGAGGAGAAGAATGCTCATTCTCCATGggcaagcaaaacaaaacagactttGTTCTGAGACCTCAGCCGACCCCGTAGTGTTGGTTGAGTTTCACATGCTTTAGTCGGAGCAAAGCTTTGCcctctgtgtgcatgtgtttagATTTGAGTGGAATTCTGCCAGCTGGACTGGATTGCAGCGAATTGTGCAAGTCTTTATTTTGAGCATGGAGGGGTCTGGTGTAAGCAGTCTGTAGTACAGGTAGTTGTTCTTAATTTGTAGGTGAATGAAAGAAGAGACATTCCAGTACTACCAATACTACTGTGTTTAGAATTCCTAGAGTTTTGGCTAGGCTAAGTAGGTGTGCGTTAAAATTTTGGGTTACAGCGTtaggaagcagagctgctgcaggaataTAATTGGTTTTATGTAAAGTAATTGTAAATTAGTTACAATTTAATATAAGATGATTTGTTCCATAACATCTGGTTAGTGTAGAGGCAGTGTAAATGTGTTCTACCTATTCTCTTTTTAACTCTCAGATCCTGTTAAGTCAAAACTAAATGTTGAGTTCTTGGAAGGGACTATTTCTGATGCTGAGGAACATCACGTGATTGATAAAGAAGAGTTCATTTAAATGTTTgtctaaattttttttcctttgcttatttCTGCCACCCTCTGTGGTTCCATGGCAAGGTGTGCATTAGTTTGCCAGCTCGTCTGTCCAATTCCTATGAGAACAGAGCTTAAGCCCTGTATGAAGCTGATAATCCTTGTAAACTGGAGCTCAGAGACAGAATGATGGTTCTGCTTCTGGTCTGTGGCAGCAAACCTCTCCCTTGGCACGTACCATGCTGACCCACGAGGGAAGCCGTGTCTGCTGTGATGTTAAGATGAGCACCCGTGGCTGGGGAAGCGCACAGTGCCATCTCTTGCCACCCTGCTGTGCAGCATCagtgggcagagcagcagcagctcgcTTTTCCTGCTTCATCCCACTCACTGAGCAGCTAGGTGGGCATCATGCACGCCGAGCTTCACTTGCCGTCTGCAGTAAGAACACAGCTGCTGCGGTGCATCTTTTCTGCTGGATTTCTTGTTCTGCTCCAAAGAGTTCCCCAGATTTGTGGTAAAGGGTAGATGTTTATCTTGTTTATCTTGAGGTCTatgagggctgcaggcagcagatcGCATTGTTTAGGATGGGTGTGATGTTAAGCAGTCACCCAGCATGAGAAACTTCTATTGAAAGCCTTCCTGGCTGCTCTCTCCCTGGCATCCAGAGCTCCTGTAGAAGTCTGGGTCTCCGGGCACGTGGGCTGTCAGACCACAGCAGGACTGGGAGCGTGAACTCCATGTTTTCTTGTTGCCCACAGCATTTACTAATGATGCGTAGTGGCCATAGGCTTGTGGCCACATAGGAGGGATGGGCTCAGGGATTTGCCTTTGGTTAAGTCTGTAGTTAACatagcttttctttaaataaatggaCCCTATTAAAGAACGTTTAAAGAGATGTGAGGAAATAAGGGGAAAAGAGACCTatgcttttttctctgcaagCCAAATTCAGCTTGTACTCAAGCTAGCAGTGGCTGCATGCATGGGCAGTTCTGGGAAACTGTCAGATTCTGCAAAGTAGGATACGACACAGCTCTTTGGTAAAACAGAGCTTAAGgaaaattctctttcttttacGTTCTGCAGGAGAAAAGCCCTTCAGCTGCAACTGGGAAGGCTGTGACAAGAAGTTTGCCCGCTCAGATGAACTGTCACGCCACCGCAGAACTCACACAGGGGAGAAGAAGTTTGCCTGCCCCGTGTGTGAGCGTCGCTTCATGCGCAGCGATCACTTGACGAAGCACACCCGGCGCCACATGGCCACCAAGAAGATCCCCAGCTGGCAGACAGAGGTGGGCAAACTGAACAGAATTGCCACAGCGGAGAaaccaaaaagcagcagtgctctgagTATGCTCATCCCCGTGCCGTCGTCTGTCTGTCAGGGCTAGTGGGACAAAGCATCTTCTCTGAAACTTTCTGTAAATCGTGAAGAGCTCTGCTGGCTACAACAGAACTGACAGCACGCCCTTCTTCACCCCTCGGCGTGTTTGTACATACTTCAGTTCCCTTCATTTTAGGTCCTCTGTTAATAATGCTAGGTGAGAAATCTATCCTGTTTCTTCATCCTATTTGTTTGTTCAATATTTGGGCAGATGCAATCACCAGCACTTCAGGAAAGCAGGACtcttttgaaatgattttgGCAATAGGTTTAAACAAGTCATTGCTTGCTGTTAATATTTTGATGGACAGTGAAACAGggtgatttttaattttttatactAGTGTTTTCTAtaccaaatatattttgtatttattcctTTGGATCTTCGTATGCAGGCTTACTTGACCTGCGTTAGTAGAGGTGTGCAGGATGAAACCCGGGGCTTTGGGAACTACTTTCCTGTGAGCCTAAACAAATGCATTCAGAGCATTCTGTAAGTATGTAATGTTTGAAAATTTGGTGTTTGGGATTTTCACACTTCTGGATCCTGATCCTGCAACAGACTGGTGCTGTTAGACCCTCCTTGTGCAGGTGACATTGGAGGTTGGAGAGTCTTAAGATCTAAGCCTGTCATTgtttataaacaaaacaaaagcgAGCTAAAAAGCAACCCAACAAAACCATCCTAGAAtgactttcagaaaagaagtgTTGAAATCCTCAGCACCCCATCAGTTCGTATTCTTTGCAAGTGGAAGCTGTTGTGACTTTTAGTAAAGCTTGACACACTGGGTGTTACTGGGTCCCCACTCTGCCTGAGCAAAGCACTGGGGAgccaggctgctctgctggatGTAGAAGCACAAACACTGTTCAGAAGCTTTGACACTAAAAACGATGCTTTACTTTCAGCCCTACTAAATCAGCGTATTAAAGCCTACTGAAAAATTGCAAAAATGGCAAGATAACCTGTGAGTAATTAGTTGGGtctctgtttgcatttttttttttaatacaggagaaatataaaattaagtTTACGCATTGTGGATGCTTATGCACCTTATAGAAAACTGTTCCAGACTTCTGATGACCTGTATCAAAGCACCAGGAGAAATGCTAGTCATGTCTTAACAAACAGCCACCTTTGTCAACGCGATGATGCTCTTCACGTGGCCTTATACTTCTCCACAGTACTTTGTATCAAATCACCCTTTTCTATTAAATGAGATACTCTCCCCGTTGGTTGGATTTTCTTTCGCATACCATGTAAATGTGACTGAGGAGTGAAACGGCTGGCTGCagggcactgtgctgtgctggcctGCTGTGAGCAATGAGATGCAACAGCCCTCCTGTGACCAGCTTGTACAGGAGGGTACCTGTGTGCCGTGCGCTGAGAAGTGCCGGCTGCTGTTTTGCTGGCTGAAGCTCGCCTGTTGCAAAGTATTTCTATGGTGTTCACCCTCCATGGCTCCTATCTTCAACCTTTCCTATACTGAGCTCATTTGAGTGCTGgagagcactttttttttttactattattttttaccTGGATGTGTAAAATGCAGGTACATAGGAATGCGCTGTATCCTGCATGGCTTTGTTCTAAACACGTGGTCTTGTTTCTCAGCATGGGCAAAGTGCTGTTCTCATTTAAACAGACTTGCTGATCTCAGCACTCCCCTGAAATCAGCAGGGGCCTTTTTCAGATGAAAGCTGAATCTGTCATTATTTTTACACTTAGCTCTATAGTTATAATTACTGGTAACAAGTTTTCAGCCTGCACAAGAGCGTTGTGCTGGGTGTATTGAAGTGCTGTGCCTCACCTTTAAAACGTCCACGCCCTGCTTGTGTGCTACACCATCATCCCACGGGCAGCATACGTGGTGGGGAGTGTGTGCACATGCAGCTTTGTGCTTCCCCCTTGCAGTGAATGCTTGCACTTTGTGTGGTGTAGAAAGAAAGACTTTGCTCTATTTTGCTCAGAAGATCCCTAGATTAGGAAGTTTGACTTTTGGTTGCCACTGTAACACGTTTATAACTTGGGAGAAGGTTGTCCTGTCTCAGTCTGCCGGCCCATTTAGTCCTCAGCAAAGCATTTGGGGACTCACATCTCCCTCTTAGTTTTTTTGTGGCCAGTGATgattcctgcagctcctgggagGTGTGGAAGCCCATGTGTTGCCTCCCACCTCCTACATTCTGTGAGTGTTCCCAAACAGCTGGGCCATGCTGTGGCTGCTGGCTCTGtttgctctgctccttcctgctgcGTAAGGGTTATTTGTGGATTACACGTGATGGGGGGCACTGCTCTCACTCACTGCCTGAACTTCAGTCTCTTTGAGtctgtattttaaagaagtGGAATTCTGGTTTTGTACCTGTTTTTTAGCATCTACTGAAGGAATTATGTGACATCActgtttttaaatcattaaaagGTGTGATTTTTCAGATTTCCTATAAATATGTGCTCCAGAgctatgtaaaaaaataataatatggaTTATGTTATCTGTTTAGCCAGTAGAAGACTCTCTGGTTTACTTACCATCAAACAAAGGACCTTTTTGGTCCTTCTCCCGTATACATCACCACCATGGTGCGGGGTTTTTGCATGCTGCCTGAAAACAGGAGTCTTGGGGCTCGGAACTGTGTTCTCCTAGCATGGCTTCCAGAAGCAGCATGAAAGGTGCAAATAAAGAAGAGATAAGAATGTGACTCAAGTATGGCTGCGTTAGCCCTGCTTCTTCCCACTCCTGTGTGCTCTGGGTGTGACCTGCAGGTCTCAGCTGGAAAGGATGTGGCCGGGAGGATGACAGCACACTAACTCCTTGTTTACACTTTCAAGCATCTCTGCCGTTCCTTTCCCTCTGGCTGGTTCCCAGATTGCAGCAGTGTTTATTTCTAGCAGGGCTGTGTTTCTAAATGGCAGGTTCTGGTTTCCACTACATCAGTGCCATGGGAATGGGGTGGGCGCGTAAAGGAAGTGGAAtgggagaaaagaggaaggggTGTAGTGAAACCAGCTTTGTCACAGCTGCTCGCAGCATGGTGACCCACTCCCATGGTCAGAGCCCCCGGAGCTAGCTGGGAGCAAGGCCTCAGGGCAGAACAGCTGGGTACTCACACTTTGGCATACAGCTCACCCTTAGGCTGCAGCTCAGGCTCCTGCTTCAGCGGTAGAGGCTGTGCTGAGAGTACAGGAGGTGGCATTTGGTGGCTTCTCGTCATCACTGTGCAGGCTCCTGCATGGCAGCATCTGACACGTGGGGCTGCTGGGTGCATCTCCCAGTTCCATCTGTGTGCCCATATGGCTGCTGCCTTCCAATCACGGCTGGCGAGGCAGCTTGAGGCAGGCAGGTTGTGGCCATGAAAAGGCAAACTCACACATGCAGGAACAGCAAATGATGACTCAGAAAATGGCAGCGCATGGGCTGAGGAGGCTGCAAGATGGCTGAGGAGGCTGCCGTGACACCTCAGCTGCACTCACAGCCATCGCAGCGCGCTCCGTGGGATCGCTCCTCTGCAGGGTGTGTTGGCACTGAGGCAGTTTCTTTCATGATCAGTTTCTTCCTCCAGCAAACGCAGCCTCCTTCAATTTCTGCCTCAGTCCTGGAGCGTGGGAGAAGGAAATTGGGTAATGCTCACTTCCTGATGTGTACAGATGGCCACGAGCACATCTCATGCATGCAGACAGCCTCAGCAGGCCGGAGCATGCCCTTTC
This genomic stretch from Meleagris gallopavo isolate NT-WF06-2002-E0010 breed Aviagen turkey brand Nicholas breeding stock chromosome 2, Turkey_5.1, whole genome shotgun sequence harbors:
- the KLF11 gene encoding Krueppel-like factor 11 encodes the protein SDYIQVDIVDIYESIRERQRHDSERSTCSILEQNDIEAVEALVCMSSWGQRLQKGDILKIRPLTPFSDSGDFTMHAEATSELPKDYLSTLCMTPPHSPDLVEMSAAVLLPSQVTYSKPRTVMASTAACSVTSTTDSTPAAKPSVLSVERQCEQRAALAEASAPQPCRAMVTSVIRHTGDSSAYHQGPAVREKAKAASGCGTSGDRRGAEDRRHSSLPQDTCAADALINKVSPVHQPCAGDCSDVVPSKGQLPIRPVSPQTHLPKSCEDDLQKRATPVTPVPVSSPQVLCQMIPLNGQSGVINAYVKPSAPTVSAPMKPILPQTAPLSQPVLMGSSVPQGTVMLVLPQTAVAPTPQCPQTVMTVGNTKLMPLAPAPVFIASGQSCTPQMDFSRRRNYVCTFPGCKKTYFKSSHLKAHLRTHTGEKPFSCNWEGCDKKFARSDELSRHRRTHTGEKKFACPVCERRFMRSDHLTKHTRRHMATKKIPSWQTEVGKLNRIATAEKPKSSSALSMLIPVPSSVCQG